The genomic segment CACTCAAACCCGAAATACACGGGAAAATCCGCCTCTTTTTTTGCTTCTTCAACAAGGCGCTTATAAAGCGGTATATCCGCCGCCGACATCCTGCAATAGAGCCATATATCGTCATTGGGATAAGGGCAATGGTCGGAAAATCCGAGCGCGGAACAACCGCCGGCAGCGGCTTGCCGCACATAATGAAGCGGCGTGCCCTCAGCATGCTTGCACAGATAGGTATGCGTATGAAAATTACTGAGCATAAAAAAAGTATAGCGGTAAGCCTTTGAAATGTCAAACTTAGCAAGGACGATCGCATCGGATACTTTTTAAACATCTCCTTTTGCCGATCTTGACTTAACGGATAAATGTGATATAGTTTTCTCTCGTAAATATTTTCATAATTGAGGAGTATGTAATGATAAAACTAGCGACAATTGCAGGTTCCGATGCATCAGGCGGTGCAGGACTTGAGGCGGATTTAAAAACATTTCAGGAGTACGGCGGCTATGGTATGGCAGCGATCACCTTGGTTGCTACCATGAATCCCCACAAGGATTGGGGACATGAAGTATTCCCGATCGCCGAAGATTCCCTTAGAGCACAGCTTGAAACCATTTTTACCGGTATCGGAGTTGATGCGGCAAAAACGGGAATGCTGGCAACTCCCTACGCAATCGAATTGGCTGCCGAGTATCTTAGTAAATATAAGGTAAAAAACTATGTCCTTGATCCGGTGATGATCTGTAAAGGCGGAAATTTACCGCTTAATCCCGAAATTAACGAATTGCTGATTAAAAAACTGTTACCGCTTGCAAAAATTATTACACCCAATGTGTTTGAGGCAGGACAAATTGCTCATGTCGATACGCCTTCAACACTGGGAGAAATTAAAGAAGCCGCCAAGCGGATCTACGATATGGGTGCCCCGCATGTGTTTATCAAGGGCGGTTCAAAATTAAAGGGTGCGGAAACCTCAATCGATGTTTTCTATGACGGTAAAGATTTCCGGTATCTTGAAGCGGAATTGATTAAGACCGAATGGACTCACGGCTGCGGCTGTACCGTTGCGGCGGCAATTACTGCGGGCTTGGGCTTTGGACTCGAACCGTATGAAGCTGCTCTTCGCGCAAAGAAATTTATCACATTGAGCCTTCGTAACGGTTTTGCTCTCAATAAATGGGTAGGACCGGGAAACCCCGCCGCGTGGCGCAAGCCGTTCAATTAAGAGATATATTAGATTAATAAGGAAGAAGAATATGCGTGCAGTTGATATTATTATGAAAAAGCGCGGGTTTAAGAAAACCGGCGCCGGAATCCTCTCTCGGGAAGAAATCGCTTTTTTAGTGAACGGGTATGTAGCCGGAGAGATTCCCGATTATCAAATGTCCGCATGGCTGATGGCGGTTTACTTTAACGGTATGACATTTGACGAAACCGCCATCCTTACCGACGTGATGCTGCATTCCGGGGCGGTGATGGATTTGTCGGGGATTGAAGGCCCATTTGTCGATAAGCATTCCACCGGCGGAGTAGGGGATAAACTTTCTCTGCCGCTAGCGCCTATTGTTGCCGCCTGCGGGGTAAAAGTCCCGATGATGAGCGGTAGGGCGTTAGGGCATACGGGCGGTACACTCGATAAACTTGAATCGATTACCGGATATAAGACCGGCCTTTCCGTTGAACAATTCCGGAATTATATCAAAAAGATCGGCTTTGCGATGACGGGGCAGACAAAAGAGATTGTCCCTGCCGACCGTCTGATTTACGCCCTGCGCGACGTTACCGCAACCGTTGAATCGGTGCCGCTGATTACCGCGAGCATTCTTTCCAAGAAGGTCGCCGAAGGCGCCGACGCCTTGGTATTCGATGTAAAATGCGGAAGCGGTGCCTTTATGAAGACCTTGCCCGAAGCCGAAGCGCTCGCAAAGAGTCTTGTCGGTACCGGCACTGCAATGGGTAAAAAAGTTATCGCGATGATAACCGATATGTATGAGCCGTTAGGAAATGCAGTCGGCAACTTTTTGGAAATGGAAGAAACCTACAATGTACTGAAAGGCGCAGGACCTCATGATGTAACCGATTTAACGTTACAGCTTGCCGGCTGGATGCTCGTGCTCGGCGGCAAGGCGGGAACTAAGGAAGAGGGAATTAAGAAAGCGCAAGAGGCGCTTCGCAGCGGTAAAGCGTTAGAACTGTTCCTCGAAAATATTACGCTGCAGGGCGGTAATGCGCAGCAGTTCGTTGCCGAATGCGGTAAGCGCCGCAGCCCGTATACCTGCCAAATCAAGGCGGAACAGGACGGCTTTATTGCGGATATCGATGCGTTCCAAATCGGTATTGCGGGCGTCAATCTCGGAGTCGGCCGCAATAAAACCACCGATGCGGTGTGCCCCGATGCCGGTATGATTCTGCATAAGCACGCAGGCGATGCCGTTAAAAAAGGCGACCTTATTATGGACGTATACGGCAAGGATGCGGAATGTCTGCCTGCCGCTTCCGATATTATCAAAACGGCAATACGGTATGCAGCGGATAAGCCTCAAGCGCGCCCGCTGGTATTTAAAGAAATCTCTGCGGCCGATCTATAGCTGCACATCCGGTACCATACAGTGAATTGGGAAAAAAAAGATATAGACCCCGATATTGTCCGCTCCATGGCGCAGCAGTACGGCTGCAGCCCGCTTGTTGCATCTATTCTGCTGCGGCGCGGA from the Treponema vincentii F0403 genome contains:
- the thiD gene encoding bifunctional hydroxymethylpyrimidine kinase/phosphomethylpyrimidine kinase, coding for MIKLATIAGSDASGGAGLEADLKTFQEYGGYGMAAITLVATMNPHKDWGHEVFPIAEDSLRAQLETIFTGIGVDAAKTGMLATPYAIELAAEYLSKYKVKNYVLDPVMICKGGNLPLNPEINELLIKKLLPLAKIITPNVFEAGQIAHVDTPSTLGEIKEAAKRIYDMGAPHVFIKGGSKLKGAETSIDVFYDGKDFRYLEAELIKTEWTHGCGCTVAAAITAGLGFGLEPYEAALRAKKFITLSLRNGFALNKWVGPGNPAAWRKPFN
- a CDS encoding thymidine phosphorylase, which produces MRAVDIIMKKRGFKKTGAGILSREEIAFLVNGYVAGEIPDYQMSAWLMAVYFNGMTFDETAILTDVMLHSGAVMDLSGIEGPFVDKHSTGGVGDKLSLPLAPIVAACGVKVPMMSGRALGHTGGTLDKLESITGYKTGLSVEQFRNYIKKIGFAMTGQTKEIVPADRLIYALRDVTATVESVPLITASILSKKVAEGADALVFDVKCGSGAFMKTLPEAEALAKSLVGTGTAMGKKVIAMITDMYEPLGNAVGNFLEMEETYNVLKGAGPHDVTDLTLQLAGWMLVLGGKAGTKEEGIKKAQEALRSGKALELFLENITLQGGNAQQFVAECGKRRSPYTCQIKAEQDGFIADIDAFQIGIAGVNLGVGRNKTTDAVCPDAGMILHKHAGDAVKKGDLIMDVYGKDAECLPAASDIIKTAIRYAADKPQARPLVFKEISAADL